From one Helicobacter sp. MIT 21-1697 genomic stretch:
- the tcuA gene encoding FAD-dependent tricarballylate dehydrogenase TcuA: MQIKDFDIVVVGGGNAALCAAISAKESNKNLKVALLESSPKEWRGGNSQHTRNLRSMHDAPTDVLTDSYSEDEFFDDVFKVTKGQTNEEYARFVISHTPEAVVWAKKHGVRFQPSMRGTLHLGRTNAFFLGGGKSLVNAYFHCASTLGVEIFYECEALDLVVEGKTCKEILAQDKKNNEEIRFKAKAFVIASGGFESNLEWLQEAWGEKAKNFIIRGTRFNQGKMLKALQKSKAKIIGDPTQGHMVAIDARTPKYDGGIASRVDCVSLGIVVNKYAQRFYDEGEDFWPKRYAIWGRLVANEEEQIAYSITDSKVQKHYMPSLFPPIVAQTIDELAAKINLDSATLKQTIEEYNASVVDGTFNHTIQDDCHTKGLKIEKTHWALRLDKPPFYCYPLRPGVTFTYMGVKVSKNAQVYADDDEFFTNIFAAGEIMAGNILTQGYVAGFGMSIGTVFGRIAGQNAANAIK; the protein is encoded by the coding sequence ATGCAAATAAAAGATTTTGATATTGTTGTTGTTGGTGGAGGGAATGCTGCCTTGTGTGCGGCAATTAGTGCAAAAGAGAGTAATAAAAACCTCAAAGTCGCCCTTTTAGAATCTTCACCAAAAGAATGGAGAGGAGGAAATTCCCAGCATACAAGAAATTTGCGTTCTATGCACGATGCACCAACTGATGTCTTGACTGATTCTTATAGTGAAGATGAATTTTTTGATGATGTATTTAAGGTAACAAAAGGGCAAACAAATGAGGAATACGCAAGGTTTGTCATCTCCCATACGCCAGAAGCAGTCGTATGGGCAAAGAAGCACGGCGTGCGATTTCAACCTTCTATGCGAGGCACATTGCACTTGGGGCGCACAAATGCCTTTTTCTTAGGTGGCGGAAAGTCTCTTGTGAATGCTTATTTTCATTGCGCTTCTACACTTGGTGTGGAGATTTTCTATGAATGTGAAGCTTTGGATTTAGTGGTAGAGGGCAAAACTTGCAAGGAAATTTTGGCACAAGATAAAAAAAATAATGAGGAGATACGATTCAAAGCTAAAGCTTTTGTGATAGCCAGTGGAGGCTTTGAATCAAATTTAGAATGGCTACAAGAGGCGTGGGGAGAAAAAGCAAAGAATTTTATCATACGAGGAACACGATTTAATCAAGGCAAAATGCTTAAAGCTTTACAAAAGAGCAAGGCAAAGATCATTGGAGACCCTACACAAGGGCATATGGTGGCTATTGATGCGAGAACTCCTAAATATGATGGAGGCATTGCTTCGCGTGTGGATTGTGTTTCACTAGGCATTGTGGTGAATAAATATGCACAAAGATTCTATGATGAGGGCGAGGATTTTTGGCCCAAACGTTATGCAATTTGGGGCAGACTTGTAGCAAATGAGGAAGAACAAATCGCATATTCTATCACAGATTCTAAAGTGCAAAAGCATTATATGCCTTCACTTTTTCCTCCCATTGTCGCACAAACCATAGACGAACTCGCAGCAAAAATCAATTTAGATTCTGCAACACTCAAGCAAACCATAGAGGAATACAATGCAAGTGTAGTTGATGGCACATTTAATCACACGATACAAGATGATTGCCATACAAAAGGCTTAAAAATAGAAAAAACACATTGGGCATTGCGACTTGATAAACCTCCCTTTTACTGCTATCCTCTCCGTCCGGGCGTTACCTTTACTTATATGGGGGTTAAGGTAAGTAAAAACGCACAAGTTTATGCTGATGACGATGAGTTTTTTACTAATATTTTCGCAGCAGGAGAAATTATGGCAGGAAATATTCTTACGCAAGGCTATGTGGCGGGTTTTGGTATGAGTATTGGCACGGTATTTGGTAGAATCGCAGGGCAAAATGCCGCTAATGCTATAAAATAA
- a CDS encoding TfoX/Sxy family protein — MSHLFKNIGKEIAKKLESVGICSSEDLKSLGAEEAFVRLKESYPKCCLVHLYTLEGAITDQDYNNLPPSRKKELKEFSDFLK; from the coding sequence ATCTCTCACCTCTTTAAAAACATTGGCAAAGAAATCGCCAAGAAGCTAGAATCTGTGGGGATTTGCTCATCAGAGGATTTAAAAAGTCTTGGCGCAGAGGAAGCCTTTGTGAGACTTAAAGAATCTTATCCCAAATGTTGCCTTGTGCATTTATACACACTAGAGGGCGCAATCACAGACCAAGACTACAACAATCTCCCACCCTCTCGCAAAAAGGAGTTAAAAGAGTTTAGCGACTTCCTCAAATAA
- a CDS encoding MFS transporter: MSTHTQSKAKKDAKAIFRVASGNFLEMYDFAVYGFYAAFIAKIFFPAENEFISIMQSFLAFGMGFLMRPLGAIVLGSYMDKHGRKKGLLLTLTLMAIGTLTIACCPGYESIGILAPIIILIGRLLQGFSAGAEVGGASVYLSEIAPKHLRGFYVSWQSGSQQVATIFAGAIGVALHYWIGDAIMEAWGWRIPFFIGCMVVPFIFYIRRTLEETPEFEANKHHAPKTFSAIFQNMSENYPVIITGVFFVMMTTVTFYFITSFTPHFASNILHFSKLESFIITAIIGLSNLFWLPVSGFIGDKIGRKKIVYFMTFLGMVSAYPALNFLTHNVTFTNLVLVELWFSFIFGGYNGAMVCALSEIMPKHVKALGFSFSYSITVAIFGGFTPAVATALTKWTDNPASPALWLTFAAICSFIASLLIFRKGGFYDRQQKEEL, from the coding sequence ATGAGTACTCACACCCAGAGCAAGGCAAAAAAAGATGCAAAGGCGATTTTTCGTGTAGCAAGTGGCAATTTCTTAGAAATGTATGATTTTGCTGTGTATGGTTTTTACGCAGCATTTATTGCCAAAATTTTCTTTCCCGCTGAAAATGAGTTTATATCCATTATGCAAAGTTTTCTTGCCTTTGGAATGGGTTTTTTGATGCGTCCATTGGGGGCGATTGTTCTTGGTTCGTATATGGATAAGCACGGGCGCAAAAAAGGGCTTTTGCTCACGCTTACCTTAATGGCAATAGGCACACTTACAATAGCTTGCTGTCCGGGCTATGAGAGTATTGGCATTCTCGCACCTATCATTATTTTGATTGGGAGACTTTTGCAGGGTTTTAGCGCTGGAGCTGAAGTTGGCGGTGCAAGTGTTTATCTTTCAGAGATTGCTCCTAAACATTTGCGAGGATTTTATGTATCTTGGCAAAGTGGTAGCCAACAAGTAGCTACTATATTTGCAGGAGCTATTGGTGTGGCTTTGCATTATTGGATTGGTGATGCAATTATGGAAGCTTGGGGTTGGAGAATTCCTTTTTTCATTGGCTGTATGGTTGTGCCTTTCATTTTCTATATCAGACGCACATTGGAGGAGACTCCAGAATTTGAGGCAAACAAACATCACGCACCCAAAACCTTTAGTGCTATTTTTCAAAATATGAGTGAAAATTATCCTGTCATTATTACGGGCGTGTTCTTTGTTATGATGACTACGGTAACTTTTTATTTTATCACTTCTTTTACGCCACATTTTGCAAGTAATATTTTGCATTTCTCAAAATTAGAAAGTTTTATTATCACAGCAATTATTGGATTAAGCAATCTCTTTTGGCTTCCTGTATCTGGGTTTATTGGCGATAAAATAGGTAGAAAAAAGATAGTGTATTTTATGACTTTTTTAGGAATGGTTTCAGCCTACCCCGCACTTAATTTTTTAACACATAATGTTACTTTTACTAATCTCGTCTTGGTTGAACTTTGGTTTAGCTTTATTTTTGGTGGATATAATGGAGCAATGGTATGCGCACTCTCCGAAATAATGCCAAAACACGTTAAAGCTTTGGGCTTTTCATTCTCTTATTCTATTACGGTGGCTATTTTTGGAGGCTTTACCCCAGCGGTTGCAACTGCCCTTACAAAATGGACTGACAATCCTGCAAGTCCAGCTCTTTGGCTCACTTTTGCAGCAATTTGTTCATTTATTGCAAGTTTGCTTATTTTTAGAAAAGGTGGATTCTATGACAGACAACAAAAAGAGGAGCTTTAA
- a CDS encoding DUF262 domain-containing protein, whose translation MAEMKTERKSVLEYLSKNKFLIPMYQRAYIWEEDECEQLWEDIFSFFSSEPNENDEYFLGSVVIYKENNKQNIIDGQQRTTTLSLLIRALYEKATNQQNKNISELISKLSSCLWDRNQLNGEIDFKKPHLQSEVAIDSDNNLLEKILSNGYKFEKEEIENVIKKSSSNYEKNYLFFIKKIDELAQEYPADWFNFCLTLLNSCIVLPIECDGQENALRIFNTLNNRGVSLSVSDIFKGLIFTSKRNDQERKEFATEWKKLEEKITNSYYLNKENIGFLFTQYEHIIRALNNEVDTVIPSTLDFFTKKDKANSKNKKVNFAANEGLLNKNETFVFIQELAEFWCNPKDYFSLQAQKYFDILNIYQNKLWQMVVSMCFYEYKPKKNNGDESNIFDIILPQLVSYCALGLIYGKGGSSGLFWGFMKANILIHERKKKIFEPSLNIPELVMPQIDYFTSFCVKALSKQIRYILVIYTLIYDENQEWEWNADKKNYSVIKGEIEHIFPKKWTEANYAGWNEKDAEKFLEYIGNKTLLEKKQNIQASNEYFAKKKPQYQKSKFLEAQNLGKSLKNDWLKEDIEARNEEIYKNLKTFFEKNL comes from the coding sequence ATGGCTGAAATGAAAACAGAACGCAAAAGCGTGTTGGAGTATTTATCCAAAAATAAATTTTTGATTCCAATGTATCAACGAGCTTATATTTGGGAAGAAGATGAATGTGAGCAACTATGGGAAGATATTTTTAGCTTCTTTAGTAGTGAGCCTAATGAAAATGATGAGTATTTTCTAGGTTCTGTTGTGATATACAAAGAAAATAACAAACAAAATATCATTGATGGGCAACAAAGAACAACGACTTTAAGTCTTTTAATTCGTGCCCTATATGAAAAAGCTACCAATCAGCAAAATAAAAATATTTCAGAACTTATTAGCAAATTGTCTTCGTGTCTTTGGGATAGAAATCAACTTAATGGAGAAATAGACTTTAAAAAACCTCATTTGCAAAGTGAAGTAGCTATTGATTCAGACAATAATCTTTTAGAAAAAATTTTAAGCAATGGTTATAAGTTTGAAAAAGAAGAAATAGAGAATGTTATAAAAAAATCTTCTTCAAATTATGAGAAAAATTATCTCTTTTTTATAAAGAAAATTGATGAATTGGCACAAGAATACCCTGCTGATTGGTTTAATTTTTGCCTTACTTTATTAAATTCTTGCATTGTCTTACCTATTGAATGTGATGGGCAAGAAAATGCTTTAAGAATCTTTAATACATTAAATAATCGTGGCGTTTCTTTAAGCGTATCAGACATTTTTAAAGGACTTATTTTTACTAGCAAAAGAAATGACCAAGAAAGAAAAGAATTTGCAACAGAGTGGAAAAAGCTAGAAGAAAAAATCACTAACTCTTATTATTTGAATAAAGAAAATATAGGTTTTTTATTCACACAATATGAACACATTATAAGAGCATTAAATAATGAAGTAGATACGGTTATCCCTAGCACTTTAGATTTTTTCACAAAAAAAGATAAAGCAAATTCTAAAAATAAAAAAGTGAATTTTGCTGCCAATGAGGGTTTGCTTAATAAAAATGAAACTTTTGTATTTATACAAGAATTAGCAGAATTTTGGTGCAATCCTAAAGATTACTTTTCACTTCAAGCACAAAAATACTTTGATATTTTAAACATTTATCAAAATAAACTTTGGCAAATGGTTGTAAGTATGTGTTTTTATGAATATAAACCAAAGAAAAACAATGGAGATGAAAGTAATATTTTTGATATTATATTGCCGCAGCTTGTGAGCTATTGCGCACTTGGGCTTATTTATGGAAAAGGTGGTAGTTCAGGTTTATTTTGGGGATTTATGAAAGCAAATATTCTTATCCACGAAAGAAAAAAGAAAATTTTTGAACCCTCACTCAACATTCCAGAATTAGTTATGCCACAAATTGATTATTTTACAAGTTTTTGTGTAAAAGCCCTATCAAAACAAATAAGATATATTTTGGTAATTTATACATTGATTTATGATGAAAATCAAGAATGGGAATGGAACGCTGATAAGAAAAATTATAGTGTTATCAAAGGCGAAATTGAACATATTTTTCCAAAAAAATGGACAGAAGCAAATTATGCAGGTTGGAATGAAAAAGATGCCGAAAAATTTTTGGAATATATAGGCAATAAAACTTTACTTGAAAAAAAGCAAAATATTCAAGCAAGTAACGAATATTTTGCCAAGAAAAAACCGCAATACCAAAAATCAAAATTCCTTGAAGCACAAAACTTAGGTAAATCTCTCAAAAATGATTGGCTTAAAGAGGATATAGAAGCAAGAAATGAGGAAATCTATAAAAACCTAAAAACATTTTTTGAAAAAAACCTATAA
- a CDS encoding arsenic transporter, with protein MDFVALSLFTLTMLLIYWRPFRLPLWVFSTLGAVGVYCLNVVSLGDIWRVWAMVWDSTLTLIGLILLTFALEKLGFFTFLAVLLLRILQSSQMRHIQSISTARFYIFLVLFSAFLSTFFANDGAILILTPLIITLFKAHTTKVFFTPLVVFLLLVSFVSDFASNPFVISNLTNIITAQFFEIPSLRFSTLMFLPQFFVILGSLGFWLVVKRFVPPTLTFTHFQSNISISTIAFCFALLGLLLVGILFAHTLGAPLSSFTLLCVFLALSYGKIKGQLEIFPCLKNAPLSIVLFSLGLFVVVFGLKNGGALQILNDNLSLFVSLSQEWQIVSMGFASGIGSSVINNLPMVMFGNLALADFAPHLQDSMQSLVMAHLLGCNIGSKLTPIGSLATLLWLESLRIHGIHIGFMHYMVVAFVVTLPVLLFALLGLIVGYWIG; from the coding sequence ATGGATTTTGTAGCTCTTAGTCTTTTTACTCTCACAATGCTTCTTATTTATTGGCGTCCTTTCAGGTTACCTCTGTGGGTGTTTAGCACTTTGGGGGCGGTGGGGGTTTATTGTTTGAATGTGGTGAGTTTAGGCGATATTTGGCGCGTGTGGGCAATGGTGTGGGATAGCACCCTCACGCTTATCGGGCTTATTTTGCTCACTTTTGCGCTTGAAAAATTAGGTTTTTTTACATTTCTTGCCGTCTTACTTTTGCGCATACTACAAAGCTCACAAATGCGACATATTCAAAGTATAAGCACTGCGAGATTCTATATTTTTCTTGTGCTTTTTAGTGCATTTTTAAGCACATTTTTTGCAAATGATGGCGCAATTTTAATCCTCACACCCCTCATTATTACACTTTTTAAGGCGCATACTACAAAGGTATTTTTTACGCCTTTAGTTGTGTTTTTGCTTCTTGTGAGCTTTGTGAGTGATTTTGCCTCTAATCCCTTTGTTATTTCTAATCTTACAAATATCATCACAGCGCAGTTCTTTGAGATTCCCTCACTCCGCTTTAGCACATTGATGTTTTTACCTCAATTTTTTGTTATTCTTGGTTCTTTAGGCTTTTGGTTGGTGGTTAAAAGGTTTGTGCCACCCACACTTACTTTTACGCATTTTCAAAGCAATATTTCCATATCCACAATAGCATTTTGTTTTGCTTTATTGGGGCTACTTTTGGTCGGGATTTTATTTGCACATACATTAGGTGCGCCACTTTCAAGCTTTACACTTTTGTGCGTATTTTTGGCATTGTCCTATGGCAAGATAAAAGGACAGCTAGAGATATTTCCTTGTCTGAAAAACGCTCCACTTAGTATCGTGCTGTTTTCTCTTGGGCTTTTTGTTGTTGTTTTTGGGCTCAAAAATGGTGGTGCATTGCAGATTCTCAACGATAATTTATCATTGTTTGTTTCATTATCCCAAGAATGGCAGATTGTAAGTATGGGTTTTGCAAGTGGCATAGGCAGTAGCGTGATAAATAATCTACCTATGGTGATGTTTGGGAATCTCGCACTTGCTGATTTTGCACCACATTTACAAGATTCTATGCAGAGTTTAGTAATGGCACATTTACTTGGCTGCAATATTGGCTCAAAGCTTACACCCATAGGTTCGTTGGCGACTTTGCTTTGGCTAGAAAGCCTTAGAATTCACGGAATCCACATTGGCTTTATGCACTATATGGTTGTAGCATTTGTGGTTACTCTGCCTGTGTTGCTTTTTGCACTTCTTGGATTGATTGTGGGGTATTGGATTGGGTGA
- a CDS encoding zinc ribbon domain-containing protein — MQNLICQSCGMPLASKEQMGLEKNGSISADYCKYCYEMGEFIHKVSLQEYIEMCSLYGAQAGMSNEQFKAHCTKLFPTLKRWQEDSKRL, encoded by the coding sequence ATGCAAAATCTAATCTGTCAAAGTTGCGGTATGCCCCTTGCTTCCAAAGAACAAATGGGCTTAGAAAAGAACGGAAGCATAAGCGCGGATTATTGCAAATATTGCTATGAAATGGGTGAGTTTATCCATAAAGTTTCACTGCAAGAGTATATAGAGATGTGTTCGCTCTATGGCGCACAAGCGGGAATGAGCAATGAGCAATTCAAAGCGCACTGCACGAAATTATTTCCGACACTAAAAAGGTGGCAAGAAGATTCTAAAAGGCTATAA
- the tcuB gene encoding tricarballylate utilization 4Fe-4S protein TcuB, whose amino-acid sequence MQTTQQHSWNLPQADSTQDSNIYTTATKSCIICNSCRYCEGLCAVFPAMEKYREFSPKDIDYLANLCHQCSECFYDCQYAPPHEFNVAIPTQFAQIRKESYKKYAFPHFLGKAFDKNAWFVMILLIVTLFAGFFLASHQTLTEQDANGDFFAIIPYTYMVGTFSIVSLFVLAALVIGFINFAKSIELKNITLKVFLESIKDALTLRYLGGHKSEGCTYPNASRSNVRRIFHHFTAYGFLFCFIATSLAAFYHHFLHIYAPYDITQLPKLFGVVGGVFLCIGTLGLFFLKLIADKKIVDTKSVAMDYAFLFMLFIVSFSGLFLMFVRESEMLSYALWFHLSTILAFFIMIPYSKFTHIFYRFIALLKYNIEKPE is encoded by the coding sequence ATGCAAACAACACAACAACATTCTTGGAATCTCCCGCAGGCAGATTCTACACAGGATTCCAATATTTATACCACTGCTACAAAATCGTGCATTATTTGCAATTCTTGTAGATATTGCGAGGGACTTTGTGCAGTGTTTCCAGCAATGGAGAAATATAGGGAATTTTCACCTAAGGATATTGATTATTTAGCCAATCTCTGCCATCAATGTAGCGAATGCTTTTATGATTGTCAGTATGCCCCACCGCACGAATTTAATGTCGCCATACCAACACAATTTGCACAAATCCGTAAAGAAAGCTACAAAAAATACGCATTCCCTCACTTTTTGGGTAAAGCCTTTGATAAAAATGCGTGGTTTGTGATGATACTTTTAATTGTAACTTTATTCGCAGGATTCTTTTTAGCCTCTCATCAGACTTTAACAGAGCAAGATGCAAATGGTGATTTTTTCGCGATAATCCCCTATACATATATGGTTGGCACATTTAGCATTGTTTCACTTTTTGTATTGGCGGCTTTGGTAATTGGATTTATCAATTTTGCTAAATCCATAGAGCTCAAAAATATCACACTCAAAGTATTTTTGGAAAGTATCAAAGACGCTTTAACACTTAGGTATCTAGGCGGACATAAGAGTGAGGGCTGCACCTATCCAAATGCAAGCAGAAGCAATGTGCGCAGAATCTTTCATCATTTTACAGCTTATGGATTTTTGTTTTGCTTTATTGCTACGAGTTTAGCGGCGTTTTATCATCATTTTTTACATATTTATGCGCCTTATGACATCACGCAATTACCAAAGCTTTTTGGAGTAGTGGGCGGAGTCTTCCTTTGTATTGGGACATTGGGATTATTTTTCTTAAAACTCATTGCCGATAAAAAAATTGTAGATACAAAAAGTGTAGCGATGGATTACGCATTTTTATTTATGCTTTTTATCGTAAGTTTTAGTGGTTTATTTTTGATGTTTGTGCGAGAAAGCGAAATGCTCTCTTATGCTCTTTGGTTTCATTTAAGCACGATTTTGGCATTTTTTATTATGATTCCTTATTCTAAATTTACGCACATCTTTTATCGTTTTATCGCGTTATTAAAATATAATATTGAAAAGCCAGAATAA
- a CDS encoding glycosyltransferase family 10 domain-containing protein translates to MGGGAKYALFSESESIIPDDYRIFDTQKGIHKDFKAVFTYSEKLLNELENAKFIPAAGLWYGQEKGCNIALDDKVYQIKDKNVSMMCSNKIFCEMHKIRHSIAQKALQSQKVDVFGKFNGGVFLPHKADSLQKYRFQIVVENDCTAYYFTEKILDCFAAQCIPIYLGAREIHQFFNNEGIITFTPKTPLEEILKICNEKEYLTRLEAVLDNYQRVLKYQKGSDLFYEEYFTDKPKHFAGIR, encoded by the coding sequence ATGGGGGGGGGGGCGAAATATGCTCTTTTTAGCGAAAGTGAATCTATAATCCCTGATGATTATCGCATATTTGACACACAGAAGGGAATCCACAAGGATTTCAAAGCTGTTTTTACATATTCTGAAAAACTCCTCAATGAATTAGAAAACGCCAAGTTTATCCCTGCTGCAGGCTTATGGTATGGGCAAGAGAAAGGGTGTAACATCGCACTTGATGATAAAGTGTATCAAATCAAAGATAAAAATGTCTCAATGATGTGCTCAAATAAAATCTTCTGCGAAATGCACAAAATCCGCCACTCTATCGCTCAAAAAGCCTTGCAAAGTCAAAAAGTAGATGTGTTTGGGAAATTTAATGGAGGGGTGTTTCTACCGCACAAAGCGGATTCTTTGCAAAAATATCGCTTCCAAATTGTCGTAGAAAACGACTGCACTGCGTATTATTTCACAGAAAAGATTTTGGACTGCTTCGCGGCGCAGTGTATTCCTATCTATTTGGGAGCAAGAGAAATCCATCAATTCTTTAATAATGAGGGCATTATTACTTTCACTCCAAAGACGCCACTAGAGGAAATCCTAAAAATATGCAATGAAAAGGAATATCTCACACGACTAGAAGCAGTGCTGGATAATTACCAAAGAGTGCTTAAATACCAAAAGGGCAGCGATTTGTTTTATGAGGAATATTTCACAGATAAGCCCAAACACTTTGCAGGGATTAGGTAG
- a CDS encoding phosphocholine cytidylyltransferase family protein yields the protein MKAMILAAGFGSRLMPLTKENPKCMVEYRGKKLIDYEIWALKDSGIEDIAVVGGYLFDVLKGYVESQFNIKNIYQNINYDKTNMVQTFFCAREFIESCIKEKQDLVVSYADIVYSAEIVRLLAESQESLSIVVDKNWRKLWERRFENPLLDAETLKIQEGKVIEIGQKPKSYEEIQGQYIGLFKFSHCFLPQVLTFYDSLDRNAMYDGKDFDNMYMTSFLQALINAYGGARAVEIKGGWCEIDFKSDLEIMI from the coding sequence ATGAAAGCAATGATTCTAGCGGCGGGATTTGGCTCAAGGCTAATGCCTCTAACGAAAGAAAATCCAAAATGTATGGTGGAATATCGCGGAAAAAAGCTCATTGATTATGAAATTTGGGCTTTAAAGGACTCTGGGATTGAGGATATTGCAGTGGTGGGTGGATATTTGTTTGATGTTTTAAAAGGCTATGTGGAATCACAATTTAATATAAAAAATATTTATCAAAATATAAATTATGATAAAACAAATATGGTGCAAACATTCTTTTGTGCGCGAGAATTTATAGAATCTTGTATCAAAGAGAAGCAAGATTTGGTGGTTTCTTATGCGGATATTGTGTATAGCGCAGAGATTGTGCGCTTATTGGCAGAATCGCAAGAGTCTCTAAGTATCGTGGTGGATAAGAATTGGCGCAAACTTTGGGAGAGACGATTTGAAAATCCCCTTTTGGACGCAGAGACATTAAAGATACAAGAGGGCAAAGTCATAGAGATTGGGCAAAAGCCTAAGAGTTATGAGGAGATACAGGGGCAGTATATCGGGCTTTTTAAGTTTTCGCATTGCTTTTTACCGCAAGTTTTGACATTTTATGATAGCTTGGATAGAAATGCAATGTATGATGGCAAGGATTTTGATAATATGTATATGACAAGCTTCCTACAAGCCTTGATTAATGCCTATGGTGGGGCAAGAGCGGTGGAGATTAAGGGGGGTTGGTGTGAGATTGACTTTAAGAGTGATTTGGAGATTATGATATGA
- a CDS encoding 3'(2'),5'-bisphosphate nucleotidase CysQ family protein: protein MNALLYQSAMIAINAGALVLQYYGLEDFKLKSDSSPVTKADLESNALITQELQVKSPYKVCSEEAVLDYEERKDLEYYWLIDPLDGTKDFLAKNGGFTINIALIHKNRPILGVVYAPAFYQLYFALKGFGSFTCEPQTLKNALDSKSLNPVWLEQNKQKLNGERIVKEEQIIACDSMFHSTQETQDFVAKYHLKVQKYGSSLKVCALAEGKADIYPRLNGTSEWDTAASDIVLEEAGGVMLDYESKKPLQYNKPSVRNPYFLAFAKSQVGGVIYTNFFSHLCPLC from the coding sequence ATGAACGCTTTACTCTATCAAAGTGCTATGATTGCAATCAATGCAGGAGCGTTGGTGCTGCAATACTATGGCTTAGAGGATTTTAAGTTGAAATCGGATTCCTCTCCCGTTACAAAAGCAGATTTAGAATCTAATGCGCTAATTACGCAGGAATTACAAGTCAAATCCCCTTATAAAGTCTGCTCTGAAGAAGCGGTATTAGACTATGAGGAGCGCAAAGACTTAGAATATTATTGGCTCATTGACCCTCTTGATGGGACAAAGGACTTTTTGGCAAAAAATGGCGGTTTTACGATTAATATCGCCTTAATTCACAAGAATCGTCCGATTTTGGGTGTCGTGTATGCTCCTGCATTTTATCAGCTCTACTTTGCGCTAAAGGGCTTTGGAAGCTTTACTTGTGAGCCTCAAACATTAAAAAATGCACTAGATTCTAAATCTCTCAATCCCGTTTGGTTAGAGCAAAATAAGCAAAAATTAAATGGAGAGCGAATCGTAAAAGAGGAGCAGATTATCGCTTGTGATTCTATGTTTCATAGCACACAAGAAACGCAAGATTTTGTTGCAAAATATCATTTAAAAGTGCAAAAATATGGCTCATCGCTTAAGGTTTGCGCACTTGCAGAGGGCAAAGCAGATATTTATCCGCGTTTGAATGGCACGAGTGAATGGGATACCGCAGCATCGGATATTGTGCTAGAAGAAGCAGGCGGTGTAATGCTAGATTATGAGAGTAAGAAGCCCTTGCAGTATAATAAGCCAAGTGTGAGGAATCCCTATTTTCTAGCTTTTGCCAAGTCGCAAGTGGGAGGAGTGATTTATACAAATTTTTTTTCGCACTTATGTCCCCTATGCTAA
- a CDS encoding adenylyl-sulfate kinase, whose translation MQQATLKQTTQEESKVIQSTQKSQKGAVIWVCGLAGAGKTTIAQKVFALLEQKYSNVIFLDGDEIREIFGRSGFSKEERLEVARLIAKLCVFLSKSGLIVVCATISLFDEIYAFNRAHISHYFEVFVECSMEELLRRDKKSLYSKAQKGEIKDVMGIDLTYDTPNAHYVLQNNTADKLDSKVSELYEVVEKFLMQR comes from the coding sequence ATGCAACAAGCTACCCTAAAACAAACAACACAGGAAGAAAGTAAAGTCATTCAAAGCACTCAAAAAAGCCAAAAGGGTGCAGTAATTTGGGTCTGTGGATTAGCAGGGGCTGGAAAAACTACGATTGCCCAAAAAGTTTTTGCACTTTTAGAACAAAAGTATAGTAATGTAATATTCCTTGATGGTGATGAGATTAGAGAGATTTTTGGGCGCAGTGGTTTTAGCAAAGAGGAGCGTTTGGAAGTCGCACGATTGATTGCAAAATTATGCGTTTTTCTTTCAAAAAGTGGTTTAATTGTAGTGTGTGCAACTATTTCACTCTTTGATGAGATTTATGCTTTCAATCGTGCGCATATTTCGCATTATTTTGAAGTGTTTGTAGAATGTTCTATGGAAGAATTGCTAAGACGAGATAAAAAATCCTTGTATTCTAAAGCCCAAAAGGGAGAGATAAAAGATGTTATGGGCATAGATTTAACCTATGATACGCCCAATGCACACTATGTGCTTCAAAATAACACTGCAGATAAGTTAGATTCTAAAGTCAGTGAGCTTTATGAAGTGGTAGAAAAATTTTTAATGCAAAGATAA